Genomic window (bacterium):
CGAGAACACGCGGGAGTACGAACACTACTTTGAACCGCTGGAGAATCCGTATCTGGGTCAGATCCTCGGTCGTGCGAAGGAACTCGGGATCGCCGTCATCGTGCCGTTCGGCGAGGTGGACGGCATCAAGTTTTTCAACTCCTCGGTGATCGTGAATCAGGCGGGCACGGTCGTCGGCCGGTACCGGAAGATTCATCTTCCAGGAGCATTTCCGCTGCCGGGGCGCGGGGCGCTCGTGTTCGAGAAGCTCTACTTCACCCCGGGAGATTGCGGGTACCCGGTGATGGATCTCGGGTTCGCCAAGGTCGGCGTGCAGATCTGCTACGAGCGGAACTTTCCAGAAGGCTACCGCATCCTGGCGCTCGGGGGCGCGGAGATCGTCTACACCCCCACCAACCTGATGCGGATCGGCGCGGTCTGGACGCCGGAGACCTGGGAGCTGGTGCTCCGCGCCCGAGCCTACGAGAACGGTTGCTTCGTGGTCGGCGTCAACAAGAGCGGCCACGAGGGCGCGCTGGACTACGTGGGCGACTCCCTCGTTGCCAGCCCCAAAGACGGCTCCGTCATCGCGAGGAGCGCCGCCGAAGGGGACGATCTTCTGGTGGTGGAGATCGATCTGGATGACGTGACCGAGGCGCGCAAGCGGCTGCCGTTCATGCGCGACCGTCAGCCGTTGACCTACGACGCCCTCACGCG
Coding sequences:
- a CDS encoding carbon-nitrogen hydrolase family protein, yielding MSRIVRIAAGQLGPSGSKRENAERMCALLDQAGRARVQLVGFPELSLTPYFCTENTREYEHYFEPLENPYLGQILGRAKELGIAVIVPFGEVDGIKFFNSSVIVNQAGTVVGRYRKIHLPGAFPLPGRGALVFEKLYFTPGDCGYPVMDLGFAKVGVQICYERNFPEGYRILALGGAEIVYTPTNLMRIGAVWTPETWELVLRARAYENGCFVVGVNKSGHEGALDYVGDSLVASPKDGSVIARSAAEGDDLLVVEIDLDDVTEARKRLPFMRDRQPLTYDALTR